DNA from bacterium:
GACCAAGCTTCTTGACATAGTAGAAGTCGGCAAACAAATACTTATAACCAGAGGCGCATTAACTACTTTCAGCGTAGCAAATGACGTATCAAAATATTTTGCAATAATTCCCGCCCTTGCAGGACTTAGCATGTTAAACATTATGCACCTTGCAACACCACAAAGCGCCGTTTTATCTGCAGTAATATTTAATGCAATTATTATACCTTTGCTTATCCCGCTTTCTTTGAGAGGGGTAAAATACCAACACACATCCGCATTAAAGCTGTTGAGAAATAATGCGCTTATATATGGGTTGGGAGGAATTATATTGCCATTTATCGGAATAAAATTAATTGATATTTTGATTGTTTCGTTAAAATTAGTGCATTAACTATGAAAGAATTTATAAAATCATTAAAAGCATTTATACTATTTTCAATACTTCTTGGGTTAATATACCCGGCATTTATTACAATCGTGACACGTTTGACACTTCCTTACAAAGCAAACGGCAGCCTTATTGTAAAAGGAAACGAGACAGTCGGGTCTGTTTTTATAGGTCAACTTTTTACGGATAACAAGTATTTCCAAAGCAGACCTTCTGCTGTTGATTATAATGCTTCGGGCTCCGGTGGCAGTAATTATGGGCCTTCAAATAAGAAGTTTATAGAAGTAGTAGAAGAAAGAATAAACTCGGTAAAAGCGATTAATGGAATAACGGAAAACTCCGTTCCTGCAGATATGGTACTTGCTTCGGCAAGCGGATTAGACCCGCATATTTCTCCGGAAAATGCTATGATGCAGGTAAAAAGAGTTGCCGGAGTAAGAGGAATTCCGACAGACAAGGTTATACAGTTAGTTAATAATAATATAGATAAAGATTTTCTTGGTATATGGGGTTGTCCCGGAGTCAACGTCCTGAAACTTAATATTGCTGTTGACGAACTTGAAAGCAAATATAAAATGGATACAATTCCTCAAGGAGCTAAAAAATGAAGATTATGGATTTTCTTTGCCCTGAAGCTATTATCGTTGACATCAATGCAACGGATAAAAAAGGGGCGATTACGGAAATAGTAGAAGTGCTAAAAACTTTAAACAAGATTAAAAACTCTTCCGAAGTTGTTGATACCTTACTGCAGAGAGAAAAATTAGGGTCAACCGGAATCGGGCAGGGAGTTGCCATTCCTCATAGTAAAATTGATTCTTTAACTAAACAATCCTCTTCCCCATCGGGAATTATAGGCGCATTAGGAATTTCACGGCAGGGAATAAATTTTGATGCTTTAGACGGAGGCATTGTACATTTAATTTTCTTACTTATATGTTCACCTGAAAACAGCGGTGAACATTTACAGGCAATGGCTTGTGTATCCCGGTTATTTAGAAATAAGTCCGTAAAGAATGCAATTCTTAACGCAACTACACCGGCTGAAGTACTAAGTATTATTCAGAAAATCAACACGTAGAACATAGGACAAAAAAGGATTAAATATGGAAGAAAAAAGACTAAATCCGGATGCACTTCTTGAACAAATAAAGCAGGAAGAAGAAAACGGCCGCAAACCTGAAGGTTTGCCCTACGAAACCAAAGACATACAGAACAATAAAAAAGGCAGGTTAAAGATATTTCTTGGTTACTGTGCCGGTGTTGGTAAAACCTATCGCATGCTGCAGGAAGGCAAGGCAGCAAGTAACAAAGGCATATCTGTTGCAGTTGCCATTGCCGAAACTCACGGGCGAAAAGAAACCGAAGCTCTGCTCTCGGGACTGGAAATTATTTTACGGAAAAAAATTGAGTATTCAGGCATTACACTTGATGAGATGGATATTGATAATGTTCTTTCCCGTCATCCAACCCTTGTTCTTGTCGATGAACTAGCACATACAAACGCCCCGACTTCAAGGCACGTTAAGCGTTACCAGGATGTTGAGGAATTGCTTAAAAACGGTATAAACGTTTTTACAACTCTTAACATTCAACACATTGAGAGTCTTAATGATATTGTTCAGCAGATTTCCGGCATAAAGGTCACCGAAACTTTACCTGACAGCATTCTTGAACTTGCAGATGAAATAGAGCTTGTTGATTTGACACCGGAAAAATTACTTGAAAGGCTCAAAGAAGGTAAGGTTTATATTCCGAAAAAAGCAGAACAGGCAATGAGCCAGTTTTTCAAAAAAGGCAACCTTCTTGCTCTCAGGGAACTGTCTTTGAAATATACAGCAAAGCAGGTAAATGAGGATGTGCATTCGTTTATGGAAAAAAATGCCATCCAGGGACCATGGCTGGTTGATTCAAAAATTTTAGTGAGCATAAGCGCAAGTCCTGCATCGGAAAGATTATTACGTTTTACCCGGAGAATGGCAAATGACCTTGATGTTGAATGGTTTGCAGTTTATGTTGAATCACCCCAAAAAGTTGAAAAAGGAAATAAACCTTCCCTTCAACTTACTAAAAACATTAATCTTGCGGAAGAATTAGGAGCAAAAGTTGTTTTATTAAACGGCAGTTCTATATCGTATGAAATTCTTAATTTCGCCAAATCAAAAAATGTAACTCTGATTATCGCCGGTTCATCCAAAAGGACACGTTTTGAAAGAATATTCAAAGGTTCCGTAATAGACAAACTAATAAGGGAAAGCGGCTCTATATACGTCTTAGTTGCAGGTGAAGGCGAAGATGAAAAGCAGGGGTATGAAAAAGATTCGCATTCATCAAAAAGAGAATATATTCCTGCTGCCAGAGATCTTAAAGCATATCTCTTCAGTTTGTTAGCTGTTTCTGTAATTGTTTATATCGGTTGGCTTTTGCATTTGAATACCGAACCAATTAACATAGGTTTTTTGCTTCTTTTACCTTCAATCGCGAGTGGAGTTTTATGGGGAATTCGTGTCGGATTATTTACTTCAATTATTGCAGTATGCGCTTTTGATTTTTTCTTTATCCCGCCTTATCTTACATTCAGAATTGCAGACATAAGATACCTACCGAGTTTTGTAGTTTTTGTTCTTGTTTCTATGACTATAAGTTTTCTTGTAAAATCAATAAGACGGGAGATACGAGGGTCAAAAAACAGGGAGCGGTTTGTTTATTCTTTATATTCCTTTAGCAGGGAGATTATCAAAGCAAAAGATTTGAATGACATATTAACCCGCGCAGTCAAAAACATATCGGAAGCTTTTGAAAGCAGTGTAGTTATTTTTCTACCTGATGATGCAGGGAAATTGGAAATCAAATCCAAAAACGACGAGAATATATTATTAAATGAGGCAGAACAGGCTGTCGCCGTATGGGTATATGCTAACGGGCAGACGGCAGGCAAGGGGACGGCTACATTATCTTCCACTAATTGGTATTATTTACCGTTAATGATACAGGAGAAGACGGTTGGAGTAGTTGGTTTAAGGGTTTCTTCGGACAAACTTTTAACACCCGACCAAAAGCAGTTATATGAGTCATTTTCAAGTGTTGTAGCATTGGCAATTACAAAACCTTTGAACTAATTCTTATACAATTTATGACGCGCTTACTAATAAAAACGGCAGACAGGGATGACCACAAATAGTAAAAATATCACTCACAAAAACCAAAAATATCATTATTTTATTGACTTTTTTTGATATTGATATAGGGTAACCACTCAGGAGAGGTCTAAATCTATATAAAATAATATAGATACGGGGGATGCAGGTTGTAGGGGCGTATCTCTGAACCGTAATGGTTCAGAGTAGGAGACTTCCAACTCCGAGCCCGTCAGCTAACCTCGTAGGCATATGGGAGAAAAACTAAATTTTGTAACCGGGGCAATTGCCCTACCCCAATTCAAAACTGAGAGTATTCTATTGCCGGCAGTACTTAACTATCAGGCAAACCATAAACAAGAAAGGGGTTCTTCCGCAGCAAAATCCACTATGCCTTTAGAAACAATGTAAATTGGATAAAGACGGTTCGGAAAGTGAACTAACTTTTTTAACAAAACTTCGCAGGAAAATAGTCGGCGCACCCCGCGATATCCGTGACCCCGGTATATTCCACAAATTAGCTCTTATACCTTTATTGGCATGGATTGGACTCGGTGCAGACGGGCTTTCCTCCTCATCATACGGACCTGAAGCAGCTTTCAGGGCAATCGGTAGTCATACTTATTTAGCGCTTTTTCTCGCGCTTGCTACTGCAATAACCGTTTTCATAATCTCATTTGCATATATGAGAATTATTGAGCATTTTCCCAACGGTGGTGGTGGTTACGTAGTCGCAACTCAAATACTCGGAAAAAAGACAGGTGTTGTTTCGGGATGCGCTTTGATTATTGATTACATTCTGACAATCTCCGTATCCATAGCTTCTTGCTCGGATGCGCTTTTCAGTTATCTCCCTATGGAATTCCATAAATTCAAACTGCTTTTTTCGGGTTGTTTGATTATTATGCTCATCATTTTAAATATCAGGGGAGTCAAGGAATCAGTAACCTTTCTTGCGCCTATATTTATAGTATTTGTGGTAACTCACATTATTCTTATAGGATATGGAGTATTCAGTAATATTTGGGCAATAAAACCTATTGCCCAACAAGTAAATTCCAGTTTTCGGGGAGATATTTCCGCAATAGGCGGATTGGGCGTTTTCCTGATTTTTATAAGAGCTTACTCCTTAGGAGGAGGAACGTACACCGGGATTGAGGCAGTTTCAAATGGTTTACAGATTATGCGCGAGCCAAGGGCAGAAACAGGCAAGAAAACTATGTTATATATGGCGAGTTCTCTTGCAATAACCGCAGGAGGAATATTTATCTGCTATCTTTTGTTAAAAGTGATACCCTGCGAGGGGAAAACCTTGAACGCAATTCTTGCAGATAGTCTTTTCGGGCAATGGCGCTGGGGATACTGGCTTGCATTAATAACTATTTTTTCCGAAGGAGCATTGCTTATAGTAGGAGCGCAAGCAGGATTTATAGATGCCCCGCGCGTTATGGCAAATATGTCCGTAGATTCATGGTTCCCACACAGATTTGCATCATTTTCTGAGCGGCTTACAATGCAGAATGGGGTTTTAATCATAGGAGGAGCGGCACTTGCCCTACTTATATATACTCACGGCTCAATCTCGGCACTTGTAGTTATGTATTCTATAAATGTATTTTTAACTTTTTCCATTTCGCAGTTTGCAATGTCGTGGTTTTTTATCAAAAACCGTAAAAAGGAAACGAATTGGAAAAAACATCTCAGTATATGCGTTGTTGCATTCATACTATGTATTACTATCCTTGTAATAACGGTTTTTGAAAAATTCCGCGAAGGCGGATGGGTAACATTAATAATCACATTATTTCTTATAATTTTGTGTTATTTAATTAAAAATCATTATTCAAAAGTATCTCGTGGAACGAAGAAATTGGACGTTCTTCTTTCAGGCATAGCAGATATGCCCAGTGAAATTAATATCAATAACGCGCCAACAGATAAAAGAGATATGACCGCAATACAGCTTGTAACCGGATATAACGGTTTTGGAGTACACAGTTTTCTATCCATAGCACGTTCATTCCCGGGATTATATAAGAATTTTGTATTCGTATCCATTGCAGTAGTTGACCAGGATTTATTTAAACACGAGGAAAAAATAGAAGACTTAAAAAATAAAGTAATACAATCACTTGAAAAATATGTTGAGCTTGCAAGGAAGTTTGGGTTCCCTGCGGAATACAGGATAGGAGTGGGAACGGACGTGGTGGATATTGCATCAAAACTGTGTGAAGAAGTTTCAAGTGAGTTCAGGCGGTCTACGGTATTTACAGGACAGCTCGTGTTTGAAACTGAAAACTTTTATCATAAAATGTTACATAACGAGACTGCATTTGCAATTCAGAGAAGACTACAGTGGAAAGGCATATCAAATGTTATTTTGCCGATACGAATAAAATTGTAAAAAAGGAGGATAGGGAATGAAAAGCGTCAACGTTGTTGAAAAATTTCTTAAAAGCAAAAATCATAATCGGATTATTGTATTAGGATATCTCTCGTATATATTAATAGGAACATTACTTCTGTCTTTACCTTTTTTTAAAAAAGTGCCCTCGATTGGTTTTTTAGATAATTTTTTTATTGCTACATCCGCTGTTTCTACCACAGGATTAACTACAATAAGCATAGCTGACAATTATAATTTCTGGGGGCAGATGATACTAATTATATTAATCCAGCTTGGCGGGTTAGGATATATGACGTTAGGTTCGTTCATTATCCTTTCACTTGGTGGCAGGTTAAGTTTTTCAAGGGAGAAAATACAAAAACATGTTTTTTGTTTGCCTGACCATATAACTATAACCAAATTTATTCGCATACTTGTTTATTATTCATTTGCCGTTGAATTTATAGGCGCATTATTATTGTATATATTTTTCAAGATAGAACATTTGCCGAATTCTCTCTGGAGTGCAGTTTTTCACAGTATATCGGCTTTTTGTACTTCAGGGTTTAGCATATATAACAACAGTCTTGAATCATTCTCACGGAATGTTGGCGTAAATATTACAATTTCAGCGTTGTGTATTTTAGGGGCTATTGGGTTTATAATAGTATATGATATATGGAATAACCGTATAAAATCAAAAAAACGAATATCTTTAACGTCAAAAATAATATTATGGTCTACATTTATATTAATAATGTCAGGGGCTATTGTATTATTCTTCTTTGAGCCAAGTATCACAGGAAAATCATTTATTGAACGCTTGTTAACATCTTTTTTCCAGAGTATGACGGCATTAACGACTTCGGGATTTAACACAATACCTATATCTACGCTCTCAGTTTTGTCATATTTTATAATAACCATATTAATGATTGTCGGGGCATCTCCTTCGGGAACCGGTGGCGGACTCAAAACAACAACTTTTACCGCTCTATTAGGAGTAATGAAAAGTTCACTGTCAGGAGAAAAAAACGTTAAGTTTTTAAATCGCACAATACCTAACGAACGTTTATGGTTAGCCGCTTCCTCTTTGTGCTTTTATTTATTGGCGCTGTTTTTAAGTACATTCTTCATTTTATTACAAACTAATAGATTCAATATTCAACAAGTCATTTTTGAAGTAGCATCGGCGTTGGGAACAATAGGACTAAGTACGGGAATAACCCCGGGACTGAACCATCTAGAGAAAATAATAATCATAATTACAATGTTTATTGGAAGGATAGGTCCTTTAAGCTTTGGTATGGCTCTATTTTTGGGAAATGAAAACGCAGGAAGAATAAAATATCCGGAGGAAGATTTAGCATAAAGGAATACAACCATATGTGGAACTCAAGCAAAATCATTGAAATAATTCGTAAAATAGATTGGCATATAGTTTATCGTCTGTTTTCCGGTATATTGTTTATTATCATAGGAAGTATTTTCTTATTACAGAGTAAAAATTTTAAAAGTTTTTCAAAACCGGGAATAATTAGTTTAGTTATATGCGCTTATGGCGTTTATAGGATTGTTATGTTTATAAAACTTTGTAAAAAATGATGGTTAATAATTTTTTTTAAAAATTTCTTGACTTTTTTTAATGTGTCTATATGGTAGGCACCGAAAAGGTCTAAATCTATAAAGGATTGTAGATGCGGGGGATGCAGGTTGTAGGGGCGTATCTCTGAACCGTAATGATTCAGAGTAGGAGACTTCCAACTCCGAGCCCGTCAGCTAACCTCGTAGGCATATGGAAGAAAAATTAATTTTTGTAAAAAAGTCCAACTCCTTTCAATCTTCTACTAATTGTATTCTATCTTCGGCATTATCTTTTTGCCGTAAAACACCCGGTAATAAAAAGAAGTCTTATTCTGTCAGCAAAATGAAAAAGATTTTGGCGATAAGTATTGTTTTATTCTGTA
Protein-coding regions in this window:
- the kdpC gene encoding potassium-transporting ATPase subunit KdpC, which produces MKEFIKSLKAFILFSILLGLIYPAFITIVTRLTLPYKANGSLIVKGNETVGSVFIGQLFTDNKYFQSRPSAVDYNASGSGGSNYGPSNKKFIEVVEERINSVKAINGITENSVPADMVLASASGLDPHISPENAMMQVKRVAGVRGIPTDKVIQLVNNNIDKDFLGIWGCPGVNVLKLNIAVDELESKYKMDTIPQGAKK
- a CDS encoding PTS sugar transporter subunit IIA; this encodes MKIMDFLCPEAIIVDINATDKKGAITEIVEVLKTLNKIKNSSEVVDTLLQREKLGSTGIGQGVAIPHSKIDSLTKQSSSPSGIIGALGISRQGINFDALDGGIVHLIFLLICSPENSGEHLQAMACVSRLFRNKSVKNAILNATTPAEVLSIIQKINT
- a CDS encoding DUF4118 domain-containing protein; translated protein: MEEKRLNPDALLEQIKQEEENGRKPEGLPYETKDIQNNKKGRLKIFLGYCAGVGKTYRMLQEGKAASNKGISVAVAIAETHGRKETEALLSGLEIILRKKIEYSGITLDEMDIDNVLSRHPTLVLVDELAHTNAPTSRHVKRYQDVEELLKNGINVFTTLNIQHIESLNDIVQQISGIKVTETLPDSILELADEIELVDLTPEKLLERLKEGKVYIPKKAEQAMSQFFKKGNLLALRELSLKYTAKQVNEDVHSFMEKNAIQGPWLVDSKILVSISASPASERLLRFTRRMANDLDVEWFAVYVESPQKVEKGNKPSLQLTKNINLAEELGAKVVLLNGSSISYEILNFAKSKNVTLIIAGSSKRTRFERIFKGSVIDKLIRESGSIYVLVAGEGEDEKQGYEKDSHSSKREYIPAARDLKAYLFSLLAVSVIVYIGWLLHLNTEPINIGFLLLLPSIASGVLWGIRVGLFTSIIAVCAFDFFFIPPYLTFRIADIRYLPSFVVFVLVSMTISFLVKSIRREIRGSKNRERFVYSLYSFSREIIKAKDLNDILTRAVKNISEAFESSVVIFLPDDAGKLEIKSKNDENILLNEAEQAVAVWVYANGQTAGKGTATLSSTNWYYLPLMIQEKTVGVVGLRVSSDKLLTPDQKQLYESFSSVVALAITKPLN
- a CDS encoding amino acid permease — encoded protein: MDKDGSESELTFLTKLRRKIVGAPRDIRDPGIFHKLALIPLLAWIGLGADGLSSSSYGPEAAFRAIGSHTYLALFLALATAITVFIISFAYMRIIEHFPNGGGGYVVATQILGKKTGVVSGCALIIDYILTISVSIASCSDALFSYLPMEFHKFKLLFSGCLIIMLIILNIRGVKESVTFLAPIFIVFVVTHIILIGYGVFSNIWAIKPIAQQVNSSFRGDISAIGGLGVFLIFIRAYSLGGGTYTGIEAVSNGLQIMREPRAETGKKTMLYMASSLAITAGGIFICYLLLKVIPCEGKTLNAILADSLFGQWRWGYWLALITIFSEGALLIVGAQAGFIDAPRVMANMSVDSWFPHRFASFSERLTMQNGVLIIGGAALALLIYTHGSISALVVMYSINVFLTFSISQFAMSWFFIKNRKKETNWKKHLSICVVAFILCITILVITVFEKFREGGWVTLIITLFLIILCYLIKNHYSKVSRGTKKLDVLLSGIADMPSEININNAPTDKRDMTAIQLVTGYNGFGVHSFLSIARSFPGLYKNFVFVSIAVVDQDLFKHEEKIEDLKNKVIQSLEKYVELARKFGFPAEYRIGVGTDVVDIASKLCEEVSSEFRRSTVFTGQLVFETENFYHKMLHNETAFAIQRRLQWKGISNVILPIRIKL
- a CDS encoding potassium transporter TrkG, whose translation is MKSVNVVEKFLKSKNHNRIIVLGYLSYILIGTLLLSLPFFKKVPSIGFLDNFFIATSAVSTTGLTTISIADNYNFWGQMILIILIQLGGLGYMTLGSFIILSLGGRLSFSREKIQKHVFCLPDHITITKFIRILVYYSFAVEFIGALLLYIFFKIEHLPNSLWSAVFHSISAFCTSGFSIYNNSLESFSRNVGVNITISALCILGAIGFIIVYDIWNNRIKSKKRISLTSKIILWSTFILIMSGAIVLFFFEPSITGKSFIERLLTSFFQSMTALTTSGFNTIPISTLSVLSYFIITILMIVGASPSGTGGGLKTTTFTALLGVMKSSLSGEKNVKFLNRTIPNERLWLAASSLCFYLLALFLSTFFILLQTNRFNIQQVIFEVASALGTIGLSTGITPGLNHLEKIIIIITMFIGRIGPLSFGMALFLGNENAGRIKYPEEDLA